One part of the Candidatus Eisenbacteria bacterium genome encodes these proteins:
- a CDS encoding serpin family protein: MKSAKRLVFLGCLCLAAASACGKDALVNPLDVRKLDASLKPVVDQIVPANNRFALELYRRLAAQPGNLFCSPQNISTAFAMTYAGAAGDTRAEMASVFHFPLAQDSIHAAFGAVLSSLDRGAALGGYELSLANRLWGQRGFPFLAPFLDITGIHYRAELQTLDFHAHPSEARDTINTWVGEKTRGKIPELMPRSAVTSDTRLVLTSAIYFKGQWQTKFDPNLTASGPFHVAPGVDRMVPTMRGELACRTGHGPGVRLLELPYKGLDLSMVILLPDSVFGLAELESRLIADDLDTWLATLSDRKLPVRLPRFTVESSFSLVETLAAMGMPSAFQAFQADFSGMDGARDLFIAAAVHKAFVNVNEEGTEAAAATGISIGVTSLPVDNFYVDHPFVFLIRDNVTGSLLFVGRIVEPPA; the protein is encoded by the coding sequence ATGAAATCCGCCAAACGCCTCGTCTTCCTGGGCTGCCTGTGCCTTGCCGCCGCCTCCGCCTGCGGGAAGGACGCCCTGGTGAACCCGCTCGACGTCCGCAAGCTCGACGCCAGCCTGAAGCCGGTCGTGGACCAGATCGTGCCCGCCAACAACCGCTTCGCCCTGGAGCTGTACCGCCGGCTGGCGGCACAGCCGGGCAACCTCTTCTGCTCGCCGCAGAACATCTCCACCGCCTTCGCCATGACCTATGCCGGGGCGGCGGGGGACACCCGCGCGGAGATGGCGAGCGTGTTCCACTTCCCGCTGGCGCAGGACAGCATCCACGCCGCCTTCGGCGCCGTGCTGTCGAGCCTGGACCGTGGGGCCGCGCTGGGCGGCTACGAGCTGAGCCTCGCCAACCGGCTGTGGGGCCAGCGCGGGTTCCCGTTCCTGGCGCCGTTCCTGGACATCACGGGCATTCACTACCGGGCGGAGCTGCAGACGCTCGATTTCCACGCGCACCCCTCGGAGGCGCGCGACACCATCAACACCTGGGTGGGGGAGAAGACCCGCGGCAAGATCCCCGAGCTGATGCCGCGGTCCGCCGTCACCTCGGACACCCGGCTGGTGCTCACCAGCGCCATCTACTTCAAGGGCCAGTGGCAGACGAAGTTCGACCCGAACCTCACCGCCTCGGGTCCATTCCACGTGGCTCCCGGGGTGGACCGCATGGTGCCGACGATGCGCGGGGAGCTGGCCTGTCGCACCGGCCACGGGCCCGGCGTGCGCCTGCTGGAGCTGCCGTACAAGGGCCTCGATCTCTCGATGGTGATCCTGCTGCCGGATTCCGTCTTCGGGCTGGCGGAGCTGGAGTCGCGGCTGATCGCGGACGATCTCGATACCTGGCTGGCCACCCTGTCGGACCGCAAGCTTCCGGTGCGCCTGCCGAGGTTCACCGTGGAGTCATCGTTCTCCCTGGTCGAGACGCTCGCCGCAATGGGCATGCCGTCCGCGTTCCAGGCCTTCCAGGCCGATTTCTCGGGCATGGACGGCGCTCGGGACCTCTTCATCGCCGCGGCGGTGCACAAGGCGTTCGTGAACGTGAACGAGGAGGGCACCGAGGCCGCTGCGGCCACCGGGATCTCCATCGGGGTCACCAGCCTACCGGTGGACAACTTCTACGTGGATCACCCGTTCGTGTTCCTGATCCGCGACAACGTGACCGGCAGCCTGCTCTTCGTGGGCCGGATCGTGGAACCGCCAGCATAG
- a CDS encoding M28 family peptidase translates to MRPGALFSSVLCSLWMAANPAAGEEAPSGGPPPLAGYSAAASRAERAWEERFRAIPSADSVREHVRALSARPHPVGSEAGKRNAEWMRDRLRAWGLEAQIETFYVLFPTPRDRSLELLEPSAFTCRLREPAVPGDPSSAQQDEQLPTYNAFSCDGDVTAPLVYVNYGIPSDYEQLERLGVDVKGCIVIARYGACFRGVKPRVAAEHGAVGCIIYSDPRDDGYYQGETYPAGPFRPADGVQRGSAIDQSTYPGDPLTPGYAAAFGAKRLALADAKSITRVPVLPISYGDAQPLLAALAGPVAPDAWRGALPITYRLGPGPAKVRLKVSSNWDLKPIHDVVARIPGAAADDEWVIRGNHHDAWVNGTQDPVSGVAAVLEEGRAFGQLLRAGWKPRRTIFLCAWDGEEPGLMGSTEWAEAHADELRRHAVLYINSDSNGRGFLDVDGSQPLEAFVNEVARDVPDPETRLSTWERRWLREIGTVAGADERKELRAARAWRLGPLGSGSDYTAFLDHLGVASLNMGFGGEDRGGVYHSIYDDFSWYTRFADGDFRYGRALAQTAGSAVMRFAGAELLPLGFTPLAAATRRFEDEVEKLLKKAREDAVEHNQRLGEGYFAAVADPKVPLPAPVPMEVPPELDFQPLRSAVDSIAACATRYDSARVRAAVRGGEALARVSLATVNQALMETERRLTLPEGLPGRPWYRHMVYAPGQYTGYGAKTFPGVREAIELKRWDEARTEIVRLAGVLKAEAALIDSAARELSQAGP, encoded by the coding sequence ATGCGGCCCGGCGCCCTGTTCTCCTCCGTGCTGTGCTCCCTGTGGATGGCGGCGAACCCCGCGGCCGGCGAGGAGGCGCCCTCCGGGGGACCGCCGCCCCTGGCCGGCTACTCCGCCGCGGCCTCGCGCGCCGAGCGCGCCTGGGAGGAGCGCTTCCGCGCCATCCCCAGCGCCGACAGCGTGCGCGAGCATGTCCGGGCGCTCTCCGCCCGCCCGCATCCGGTGGGCTCGGAGGCCGGCAAGCGCAATGCCGAGTGGATGCGTGACCGGTTGCGCGCGTGGGGGCTCGAGGCGCAGATCGAGACGTTCTACGTGCTCTTCCCCACGCCCCGCGATCGCAGCCTGGAACTGCTGGAGCCGTCCGCGTTCACCTGCCGGCTGCGGGAGCCGGCGGTGCCGGGGGATCCCAGCTCGGCGCAGCAGGACGAGCAACTGCCCACCTACAACGCCTTTTCCTGCGACGGCGACGTCACCGCGCCGCTGGTGTACGTCAACTACGGCATCCCCTCCGATTACGAGCAACTGGAGCGCCTGGGCGTGGATGTGAAGGGATGCATCGTGATCGCGCGTTACGGGGCCTGCTTCCGGGGGGTGAAGCCCCGGGTGGCGGCCGAGCACGGTGCCGTGGGCTGCATCATCTACTCGGACCCGCGCGACGACGGCTACTACCAGGGTGAAACGTATCCTGCGGGCCCGTTCCGCCCCGCGGACGGCGTGCAGCGTGGCAGCGCGATAGACCAGTCCACCTACCCCGGTGACCCTCTCACCCCCGGCTACGCGGCCGCCTTCGGAGCGAAGCGACTGGCGCTGGCGGACGCGAAGTCCATCACTCGCGTGCCGGTGCTCCCGATCTCCTACGGCGACGCCCAGCCCCTGCTGGCCGCGCTGGCCGGTCCGGTGGCGCCGGACGCCTGGCGCGGCGCGCTGCCCATCACCTACCGCCTGGGCCCCGGCCCCGCGAAGGTGCGCCTGAAGGTGAGCTCGAATTGGGACCTCAAGCCCATCCACGACGTGGTGGCGCGCATCCCCGGCGCCGCCGCGGACGACGAATGGGTGATCCGCGGCAACCATCACGACGCCTGGGTGAATGGCACCCAGGACCCGGTCTCGGGGGTGGCGGCGGTGCTGGAGGAGGGCCGTGCGTTCGGTCAGCTGCTGCGCGCGGGATGGAAGCCGCGGCGTACCATCTTCCTGTGCGCGTGGGACGGCGAGGAGCCCGGGTTGATGGGCTCCACGGAGTGGGCCGAGGCCCACGCCGACGAGCTGCGCCGGCACGCCGTGCTCTACATCAACTCCGACAGCAACGGCCGGGGCTTCCTGGACGTGGACGGCTCGCAGCCGCTGGAGGCGTTCGTGAACGAGGTGGCCCGCGACGTGCCCGACCCGGAGACCCGGCTCTCGACATGGGAGCGCCGGTGGCTGCGCGAGATCGGGACCGTGGCGGGCGCCGACGAGCGCAAGGAACTTCGCGCCGCCCGCGCGTGGCGCCTGGGGCCGCTGGGCTCGGGCTCGGACTACACCGCCTTCCTGGACCACCTGGGCGTGGCGAGCCTCAACATGGGCTTCGGGGGCGAGGACCGCGGCGGCGTGTACCACTCCATCTACGACGACTTCTCATGGTACACCCGGTTCGCCGACGGCGATTTCCGCTACGGCCGCGCGCTGGCGCAGACCGCGGGCAGCGCGGTGATGCGCTTCGCCGGGGCCGAGCTGCTGCCCCTGGGCTTCACTCCGCTGGCCGCCGCGACGCGCCGCTTCGAGGACGAGGTGGAGAAGCTGCTGAAGAAGGCCCGGGAGGATGCGGTGGAGCACAACCAGCGGCTCGGGGAAGGCTACTTTGCCGCCGTGGCGGACCCGAAGGTACCGCTGCCCGCGCCGGTGCCGATGGAAGTGCCGCCCGAGCTGGACTTCCAGCCGCTCCGGTCGGCGGTGGATTCGATCGCCGCGTGCGCGACGCGCTACGACAGCGCGCGAGTCCGCGCGGCGGTCCGCGGAGGCGAGGCGCTGGCGCGGGTGAGCCTGGCCACGGTCAACCAGGCGCTCATGGAGACCGAGCGCCGGCTGACGCTCCCGGAAGGGCTGCCGGGGCGCCCATGGTACCGGCACATGGTGTACGCGCCGGGGCAGTACACCGGCTATGGCGCGAAGACGTTTCCGGGGGTGCGGGAGGCCATCGAGTTGAAGCGATGGGACGAGGCGCGCACCGAGATCGTGCGGCTGGCGGGGGTGCTGAAGGCCGAGGCGGCGCTCATCGACTCGGCGGCGCGGGAGCTGTCCCAGGCCGGGCCGTAG